A single region of the Rhizobium binae genome encodes:
- a CDS encoding L-idonate 5-dehydrogenase — MKAIVIHAAKDLRIEEREPEVAGEGQVEIAIEAGGICGSDLHYYNHGGFGTVRLREPMILGHEIAGTVKALGAGVSDLAVGDRVAVSPSRPCNRCQYCLKGQQNHCLNMRFYGSAMPMPHIQGGFRQRLVAERWQCHRVADGISIHEAAFAEPFAVTLHAASRAGSLLGKRVLVTGCGPIGMLAIVAARVLGAREIVATDVTDSVLAIARTSGADRTINVATHAADLAAYGADKGYFDVMFEASGNERAVRAGLEALKPRAVLVQLGLGGDVSIPQNMIVAKEIEMRGTFRFHEEFALAVELINARRVDLKPLLTGVFKIDEAVAAFELASDRSKSMKVQIAF; from the coding sequence ATGAAAGCCATCGTCATTCATGCCGCCAAGGATCTCAGGATCGAGGAGCGCGAGCCCGAGGTTGCGGGGGAGGGGCAGGTGGAAATCGCCATCGAAGCCGGCGGCATTTGCGGCTCCGACCTGCATTATTACAATCATGGCGGCTTCGGCACCGTGCGTCTGCGCGAGCCGATGATCCTCGGCCACGAAATCGCCGGCACGGTCAAGGCGCTCGGCGCCGGTGTGAGCGATCTTGCCGTCGGCGACCGGGTTGCGGTGTCCCCGAGCCGGCCGTGCAATCGTTGTCAATATTGCCTGAAGGGACAGCAGAACCACTGCCTCAACATGCGGTTTTACGGCAGCGCCATGCCGATGCCGCATATTCAGGGCGGCTTTCGCCAGCGGCTGGTAGCGGAGCGCTGGCAATGCCACAGGGTTGCCGACGGCATCTCCATTCACGAGGCGGCCTTCGCCGAACCCTTTGCCGTGACGCTGCATGCCGCCAGCCGCGCCGGATCGCTGCTGGGCAAACGGGTTCTCGTCACCGGCTGCGGCCCGATCGGCATGCTGGCGATCGTTGCGGCGCGGGTTCTCGGCGCCCGCGAAATCGTCGCGACTGATGTGACCGACAGCGTTCTGGCGATCGCCCGCACCAGCGGCGCGGATCGAACGATCAATGTTGCCACGCATGCCGCCGACCTGGCCGCCTACGGCGCCGACAAGGGATATTTCGACGTCATGTTCGAAGCATCGGGCAATGAGCGGGCGGTGCGCGCCGGCCTGGAGGCGCTGAAGCCCCGTGCCGTTCTCGTGCAGCTCGGCCTCGGCGGTGATGTCTCCATCCCGCAGAATATGATCGTCGCCAAGGAAATCGAGATGCGCGGAACATTCCGCTTTCACGAGGAATTTGCGCTGGCCGTCGAGCTGATCAACGCGCGCCGCGTCGATTTGAAGCCGCTGCTCACAGGGGTCTTCAAGATCGATGAGGCCGTCGCCGCCTTCGAATTGGCGAGCGACCGCAGCAAGTCGATGAAAGTCCAGATCGCCTTCTGA
- a CDS encoding 2-hydroxyacid dehydrogenase yields MPEAEILMTGAYPEWDMVDLEAKYRVHRLWEATDRQELITRVGKDVRAIATRGEIGASAELMKQLPKLEIVSCYGVGTDAIDLAYARANGIRVTNTPDVLTEDVADIAIGLLLATARQIPQADVFVRAGQWGNVAMPLVTRVSGKKVGLAGMGRIGKAIARRAAAFGCDIAYFARNEHADVAYAYQPDLVALADWADFLIVIVPGGQATMKIIDAEVLKALGPNGMLINVSRGTTVDEEALIAALENGTIQAAGLDVFLNEPKIDARFLTLQNVVLQPHHGSGTVETRKAMGQLVRDNLAAHFAGNPLTTPVV; encoded by the coding sequence ATGCCTGAGGCAGAGATCTTGATGACCGGAGCCTATCCGGAATGGGATATGGTCGATCTGGAGGCGAAATATCGTGTTCACCGCCTGTGGGAAGCGACAGACCGGCAGGAACTGATCACAAGGGTCGGCAAAGATGTTCGCGCCATCGCGACGCGCGGTGAAATCGGCGCGTCCGCCGAGCTGATGAAGCAGTTGCCGAAGCTCGAGATCGTCTCCTGCTATGGGGTTGGCACCGACGCCATCGACCTCGCCTATGCCCGCGCCAACGGCATTCGCGTCACCAATACCCCCGACGTGCTGACCGAGGACGTCGCCGATATCGCCATCGGACTGTTGCTTGCCACGGCGCGGCAGATTCCGCAGGCCGATGTCTTCGTCCGCGCCGGCCAGTGGGGCAATGTCGCCATGCCGCTGGTGACGCGGGTCTCCGGCAAGAAGGTGGGACTGGCCGGCATGGGGCGGATCGGCAAGGCGATCGCCAGGCGGGCTGCCGCCTTCGGCTGCGACATCGCCTATTTCGCCCGCAATGAACACGCGGATGTCGCCTATGCCTACCAGCCGGACCTGGTGGCGCTTGCCGATTGGGCCGATTTTCTGATCGTCATCGTCCCCGGCGGACAGGCGACGATGAAGATCATCGACGCCGAGGTGCTGAAAGCCCTCGGTCCCAACGGCATGCTGATCAATGTTTCGCGCGGGACGACGGTCGATGAAGAGGCGCTGATCGCTGCCCTTGAGAACGGCACCATCCAGGCTGCCGGCCTCGACGTGTTCCTCAACGAACCGAAGATCGATGCGCGTTTCCTGACGCTGCAGAACGTGGTGTTGCAGCCCCATCATGGCTCCGGTACCGTCGAAACCCGCAAGGCCATGGGCCAGCTGGTCAGAGACAACCTCGCTGCGCATTTTGCCGGCAACCCGCTTACAACCCCCGTCGTGTGA
- a CDS encoding SDR family oxidoreductase, producing the protein MKNLFDLTGRLALITGSSQGIGYALAEGLAQHGAEVVINGRTPESVKRAVESLKAQGLSAHAAIFDVTSKDAAKQGIDAIEADIGPLDILINNAGMQFRTPLEDFPADKWELLLTTNISSVFYVGQAVAKAMIARGQGKIINIASVQSELARPGIAPYTATKGAVRNLTRGMCADWAKYGLQINAIAPGYFKTPLNQALVDNPEFSCWLEKRTPAGRWGNVEELVGAAVFLSGSGSSFINGHTLYVDGGITTCL; encoded by the coding sequence ATGAAGAACCTGTTTGATCTGACCGGACGGCTTGCCCTGATTACCGGCTCGAGCCAGGGCATCGGGTATGCGCTGGCCGAGGGCCTGGCGCAGCATGGCGCCGAGGTCGTCATCAACGGCCGCACGCCAGAAAGCGTCAAACGGGCCGTCGAGAGCCTCAAGGCTCAAGGCCTGTCTGCCCATGCGGCCATCTTCGATGTGACCAGCAAGGACGCCGCCAAACAGGGTATCGATGCGATCGAGGCCGATATCGGGCCGCTCGACATCCTGATCAACAATGCCGGCATGCAGTTTCGCACGCCGCTGGAAGACTTTCCGGCGGACAAATGGGAACTGCTGCTGACCACCAATATTTCGAGCGTGTTTTACGTCGGCCAGGCGGTCGCCAAAGCCATGATCGCCCGCGGTCAGGGCAAGATCATCAACATTGCCTCGGTGCAGAGCGAACTCGCCCGCCCCGGCATCGCGCCTTATACGGCAACCAAGGGCGCAGTGCGCAACCTGACGCGCGGCATGTGCGCCGACTGGGCCAAGTACGGTCTGCAGATCAACGCGATCGCGCCCGGCTATTTCAAGACGCCGCTGAACCAGGCGCTTGTCGACAATCCCGAATTCTCGTGCTGGCTGGAGAAGCGGACGCCGGCCGGACGCTGGGGCAATGTCGAGGAACTGGTGGGTGCCGCCGTTTTCCTCTCGGGCAGCGGCTCGTCTTTCATCAACGGCCACACGCTTTATGTCGATGGCGGCATCACCACCTGCCTCTGA
- a CDS encoding gluconokinase — MELEKQAPLPAVVVMGVSGCGKSSVGAGVAARNGVRFVEGDQLHPTRNVEKMAQGMPLTDDDRLPWLDRIGEEIKTAQKASQGLVISCSALKRSYRDRLRQAAGGRLTFVFLEGSRDLLLSRMQARQGHFMPASLLDSQMQTLEPPTGEAGVVTVAIDMGLDDMVALACEGLKSAAIKGGFDAG; from the coding sequence ATGGAGCTCGAGAAACAAGCGCCGCTTCCGGCCGTCGTGGTCATGGGCGTGAGTGGCTGCGGCAAATCCTCGGTTGGAGCGGGCGTCGCCGCGCGAAACGGCGTGCGGTTTGTGGAGGGCGACCAACTCCATCCGACGCGAAACGTCGAGAAGATGGCGCAGGGTATGCCGCTCACCGACGATGACCGGCTGCCCTGGCTCGACCGGATCGGCGAGGAAATAAAGACCGCACAAAAGGCGTCGCAGGGTCTGGTGATTTCCTGCTCGGCGCTGAAGCGCAGCTATCGTGACCGGTTGAGACAGGCGGCGGGCGGGCGCCTGACCTTTGTTTTCCTGGAGGGCTCGCGCGACCTGCTGCTGTCGCGGATGCAGGCCCGACAGGGCCACTTCATGCCGGCGTCGCTGCTCGACAGCCAGATGCAGACGCTCGAGCCGCCGACCGGTGAAGCCGGTGTGGTCACGGTGGCGATCGATATGGGTTTGGATGATATGGTCGCGCTGGCCTGTGAGGGGCTGAAGAGCGCGGCCATCAAGGGAGGGTTTGATGCAGGATGA
- a CDS encoding NAD(P)-dependent oxidoreductase gives MQDDYRADVAVIGAGIMGTAIVTRLIETGHKVSVFDLDAEKVAALVDKGAHAASSVAGAVSASEFCILSLNHANIVRAVVFGENGVAAAASVDKLLIDMSSIDPAETADMAKRLRTETGMAWVDCPLSGGVPGALGGKLTIMAGGSPEDFERARVVMRHLAANYTLMGASGAGQTTKLINQLFCAVLFQAVAEAVKLAEAGAVDPAAIPAALAGGRADSRILQEFMAKFAARDFSPTGRIDNMLKDLDSLQAFALKTKTPLPMTGAVVEIHRLLCAAGLGPKDSAEMMRLLDGLPAD, from the coding sequence ATGCAGGATGATTATAGAGCAGACGTCGCCGTCATCGGCGCCGGCATCATGGGAACGGCGATCGTCACGCGACTGATCGAGACCGGCCACAAAGTATCGGTCTTCGATCTCGATGCCGAAAAGGTCGCGGCATTGGTGGACAAGGGCGCGCATGCGGCGAGCTCTGTCGCGGGTGCCGTCTCGGCCTCGGAATTCTGCATTCTCAGCCTCAATCACGCCAACATCGTGCGCGCCGTCGTCTTCGGTGAGAACGGGGTCGCGGCGGCGGCCAGCGTAGACAAGTTGCTGATCGACATGTCCTCCATTGACCCCGCCGAGACGGCCGACATGGCGAAGCGGCTGCGTACGGAAACGGGCATGGCATGGGTCGATTGCCCGCTTTCCGGCGGTGTGCCCGGCGCGCTCGGCGGCAAATTGACGATCATGGCCGGCGGCAGCCCCGAGGATTTCGAGCGGGCGCGGGTGGTGATGCGGCATCTTGCCGCCAATTACACGCTGATGGGCGCCTCCGGCGCCGGGCAGACCACCAAGCTGATCAATCAGCTGTTTTGCGCGGTGCTGTTCCAGGCGGTTGCCGAAGCCGTCAAGCTCGCCGAAGCCGGCGCTGTCGATCCCGCCGCAATTCCGGCAGCCCTTGCCGGCGGCAGGGCGGACAGCCGGATATTGCAGGAATTCATGGCGAAATTCGCCGCCCGGGATTTCTCGCCGACAGGCCGGATCGACAATATGCTGAAGGACCTGGATTCGCTCCAGGCCTTTGCGCTGAAGACCAAGACGCCGTTGCCGATGACCGGTGCGGTGGTGGAGATCCACCGCCTGCTCTGCGCCGCCGGCCTGGGGCCGAAGGACTCGGCCGAGATGATGCGCCTTCTCGATGGATTGCCGGCCGACTGA
- a CDS encoding sugar ABC transporter ATP-binding protein — MEAKRLLEFQSITKSFGGTQALRDVSIDLREGEILALLGENGAGKSTLIKTLAGIYKPDNGDILFRGQSYHHRPPKPNERQPVAFIHQDLGLIEWMTVGENMGLSQGFSMRSGLIDWGRTQARAREALKLVGCDFDPTTRVSALSRTEKSLVAIARALAVEADVLVLDEPTASLPADEVDRLFNAIRPLKERGVGMIYVSHRLDEIFRIADRVAVLRDGCMVGQKPVSETTPDELVTMIIGRSGDSLFSKAEIKPGKAIVQVRDLVCAGTSPISFDIRQGELLGLAGLRGAGQERIGRALFGCEPFNGSVLLHERAPDLSSPRQAMASGIGLIARDRTEESVALSLSIRENTYLNPGAVGRGLFSFLSPRREADLAHAIGRSVGLRPNDPDLPAEALSGGNQQKVVVGRWLATGRKLLVAEDPTAGVDIGARAEIYRLITQALEAGLAVVVVSTDFEEIAHICHRALVFSRGKIVSELSGSALTTEAVITAASASEAA, encoded by the coding sequence GTGGAAGCCAAGAGACTGCTGGAGTTCCAATCGATCACCAAGAGCTTCGGCGGCACGCAGGCGCTGCGTGACGTATCGATCGATCTGCGCGAGGGCGAGATCCTGGCACTGCTGGGCGAAAACGGCGCCGGGAAATCGACGCTGATCAAGACGCTTGCCGGCATCTACAAGCCGGATAATGGCGACATCCTCTTTCGTGGCCAGAGCTACCATCATCGCCCGCCGAAACCGAACGAGCGGCAGCCGGTCGCCTTCATCCATCAGGATCTCGGTCTGATCGAGTGGATGACGGTCGGCGAGAATATGGGTCTGTCGCAGGGCTTCTCAATGCGCAGCGGCCTGATCGACTGGGGAAGGACGCAGGCGCGCGCCCGGGAGGCCTTGAAGCTGGTCGGCTGCGATTTCGATCCGACGACGCGGGTCTCGGCCCTGTCGCGCACCGAAAAATCGCTCGTCGCCATTGCCCGCGCGCTCGCCGTCGAAGCCGATGTTCTCGTGCTCGACGAGCCGACCGCAAGCCTTCCCGCCGACGAAGTCGATCGGCTGTTCAACGCGATCCGCCCGCTGAAGGAGCGCGGCGTCGGGATGATCTACGTCTCGCACAGGCTCGACGAGATCTTCCGCATTGCCGATCGTGTCGCCGTCCTACGCGACGGATGCATGGTCGGGCAGAAGCCCGTCAGCGAGACCACGCCCGACGAACTGGTGACGATGATCATCGGCCGCAGCGGCGACAGCCTGTTTTCGAAGGCGGAGATCAAGCCCGGCAAGGCGATCGTCCAGGTCCGCGACCTCGTCTGCGCCGGCACGAGCCCGATCTCCTTCGATATCCGTCAGGGCGAGTTGCTGGGCCTCGCCGGATTGCGCGGCGCCGGCCAGGAGCGGATCGGCCGGGCGCTGTTCGGCTGCGAACCGTTCAACGGTTCGGTTCTGCTGCATGAGCGGGCGCCAGACCTTTCCAGCCCGCGGCAGGCCATGGCCTCGGGCATTGGTCTGATCGCCCGTGACCGGACCGAGGAATCCGTCGCACTGTCGCTGTCCATCCGCGAAAACACCTACCTCAATCCGGGCGCCGTCGGCCGCGGGCTTTTCTCCTTCCTGTCGCCGCGCCGCGAAGCCGATCTCGCCCATGCGATCGGACGTTCCGTCGGCCTCAGGCCGAACGATCCGGATCTGCCGGCGGAAGCGCTGTCGGGCGGCAATCAGCAGAAGGTGGTCGTCGGACGCTGGCTGGCGACCGGCCGCAAGCTCTTGGTCGCCGAAGACCCGACCGCGGGCGTCGACATCGGCGCGCGTGCCGAAATCTACCGCCTGATCACCCAGGCGCTGGAGGCGGGTCTCGCGGTCGTCGTGGTCTCGACGGATTTCGAGGAAATCGCCCATATCTGCCACCGCGCGCTGGTTTTCTCGCGCGGCAAAATCGTCAGCGAACTGAGTGGAAGCGCTCTGACGACGGAGGCGGTCATCACGGCCGCCTCTGCGTCGGAAGCGGCTTGA
- a CDS encoding ABC transporter permease has translation MQSIESTALEPTKSEMAGLSTGQKIGRLIPVYGLVILTVGLIVLFSILLPDTFPTVLNVRSIVSDKAIIALLSLAAMIPMAAGRIDLTVGYGIVLWHILAISLQTVYGLPWPVAVVIVLALGVLTGFINGLLVEVAKIDSFIATLGTGTVLYALALWHTGGRQVVGVLPDGFYALNGTMLFGLPITGFYVLLIAICMWVVLEYLPIGRYLYAIGANPKAAALNGIPVRKFVIGAFVTSGLMAALTGVLLASKLRIGQASVGLEYLLPALVGAFLGSTTIKPGRVNVWGTLIGVIILAVGISGIQQFGGSFFVEPLFNGVTLLIAIGIAGYAQRKRGAVRRITPASK, from the coding sequence ATGCAATCCATTGAATCCACCGCGCTGGAGCCGACCAAGAGCGAAATGGCCGGCCTGTCCACCGGCCAGAAGATCGGACGCCTGATCCCGGTCTACGGGCTGGTCATCCTGACCGTTGGCCTGATCGTGCTCTTCTCGATCCTCCTGCCCGATACGTTCCCGACCGTGCTGAATGTTCGCTCGATCGTCTCCGACAAAGCGATCATCGCGCTTCTGTCGCTCGCCGCGATGATCCCGATGGCAGCGGGCCGCATCGACCTGACCGTCGGTTACGGCATCGTGCTCTGGCACATTCTCGCCATCAGCCTTCAGACGGTCTACGGCCTGCCCTGGCCGGTCGCGGTCGTCATCGTTCTCGCACTCGGCGTCCTCACGGGCTTCATCAACGGCCTGCTGGTCGAAGTCGCCAAGATCGACAGCTTCATCGCCACGCTCGGCACCGGAACCGTCCTCTACGCGCTTGCCCTTTGGCACACCGGCGGGCGGCAGGTGGTCGGCGTGTTGCCGGATGGTTTCTACGCGTTGAACGGCACCATGCTGTTCGGCCTGCCGATCACCGGCTTCTACGTGCTCCTGATCGCGATCTGCATGTGGGTCGTGCTCGAATACCTGCCGATCGGCCGTTACCTCTACGCCATCGGCGCCAATCCCAAGGCCGCCGCCCTCAACGGCATTCCGGTCCGCAAATTCGTGATCGGCGCCTTCGTCACATCAGGCCTCATGGCGGCCCTGACCGGCGTGCTTCTCGCCTCGAAGCTGCGCATCGGCCAGGCGAGCGTCGGCCTCGAATATCTGCTGCCGGCGCTGGTCGGCGCATTCCTGGGATCGACGACGATTAAGCCGGGCCGGGTGAACGTCTGGGGCACTCTGATCGGCGTCATCATCCTGGCGGTCGGGATTTCAGGAATTCAGCAATTCGGCGGGTCGTTCTTCGTCGAACCGCTGTTCAACGGCGTGACCCTGCTGATTGCCATCGGCATTGCAGGTTACGCCCAGCGCAAGCGCGGGGCTGTGAGGAGGATCACGCCCGCATCCAAATGA
- a CDS encoding ABC transporter substrate-binding protein produces the protein MKRRTLMRATVATVALMLSVPAMADSMADAKAVVAKYASKVSAWDGPTSGPKGASGKNIVILAADMKNGGILGVVNGVEEAAGALGWTVKALDGAGSIGGRTAAFGQAMALKPDGIIINGFDAVEQKPAMEAAKAAGIPMVSWHAASAVGPVPEVGVFANVTTDAMEVSKSAADWAFADAGGKPGVIIFTDSTYAIAIAKADRMKKEIEDLGGTVLEYVDTPIAETSQRMPQLTTSLLQKYGAKWTHSLAINDLYYDFMGPSLASAGIAGDGKPVNVAAGDGSESAYQRIRAKQYQAVTVAEPLNLQGWQLVDELNRAFAGAPWSGYVSPLHVVTSQNVEFDGGPKNSFDPDNGYRDQYKKIWGK, from the coding sequence ATGAAGCGCAGAACTTTAATGCGGGCAACGGTCGCAACCGTCGCTCTTATGCTCAGCGTGCCGGCGATGGCGGATTCGATGGCCGACGCCAAGGCCGTGGTCGCCAAATACGCGTCCAAGGTGAGTGCCTGGGATGGCCCGACGAGCGGCCCGAAGGGCGCGAGCGGCAAGAACATCGTCATTCTTGCCGCCGATATGAAGAACGGCGGCATTCTCGGCGTCGTCAACGGCGTAGAGGAAGCGGCAGGCGCACTGGGCTGGACGGTGAAGGCGCTGGACGGCGCCGGTTCGATCGGCGGACGGACGGCGGCCTTCGGCCAGGCCATGGCGCTGAAGCCCGATGGTATCATCATCAACGGCTTCGACGCCGTCGAACAGAAGCCGGCGATGGAAGCGGCCAAGGCGGCCGGCATTCCGATGGTTTCCTGGCACGCCGCCTCGGCCGTCGGCCCGGTTCCTGAGGTCGGCGTTTTCGCCAATGTGACCACCGACGCGATGGAAGTGTCGAAGTCCGCGGCGGACTGGGCCTTCGCCGATGCCGGCGGCAAACCGGGTGTCATCATCTTCACCGACTCGACCTATGCGATCGCGATTGCCAAGGCCGACCGCATGAAGAAGGAGATCGAGGATCTCGGCGGCACCGTGCTCGAATATGTCGACACGCCGATCGCCGAAACCTCGCAGCGCATGCCGCAGTTGACCACGTCGCTGCTGCAGAAGTACGGGGCGAAGTGGACGCACTCGCTGGCGATCAACGATCTCTATTACGATTTCATGGGACCCTCACTTGCCTCGGCCGGCATCGCCGGCGACGGCAAGCCGGTGAATGTCGCGGCCGGCGACGGTTCGGAGAGCGCCTATCAGCGTATCCGCGCCAAGCAGTATCAGGCCGTCACCGTTGCCGAGCCGCTCAACCTGCAGGGCTGGCAGCTGGTCGATGAGCTGAACCGCGCCTTTGCCGGTGCCCCGTGGTCGGGCTATGTATCGCCGCTGCACGTGGTGACCAGTCAGAACGTCGAGTTCGACGGAGGACCGAAAAACAGCTTCGATCCCGACAACGGCTATCGCGATCAATACAAGAAGATCTGGGGCAAATAA
- a CDS encoding GGDEF domain-containing protein → MRQLAGLLGSIRPQGSLAICMGGEEFLLLFPGTPAGDAFADAERLRLRVQDHDCSEIDPKLEVTCSVGLADWSLTDRLEAALHIADASLYAAKNAGRNRCMATAA, encoded by the coding sequence GTGCGGCAGCTTGCCGGACTGCTGGGCAGCATCCGGCCGCAAGGCAGTCTGGCGATCTGCATGGGCGGCGAAGAATTCCTGCTCCTATTCCCCGGCACGCCAGCCGGCGATGCCTTTGCCGATGCCGAGCGGCTGCGCCTGCGGGTGCAGGACCATGACTGCTCCGAGATAGATCCGAAGCTCGAAGTCACCTGCTCCGTCGGCTTGGCGGACTGGTCTTTGACGGACAGGCTGGAGGCTGCGCTGCATATCGCGGATGCCAGCCTTTACGCCGCCAAAAATGCCGGCCGCAACCGCTGCATGGCGACGGCGGCGTAA
- the mctP gene encoding monocarboxylate uptake permease MctP: MTTDINGTALAVFIFFFALVTVMGFVASRWRKPETLAHIDEWGLGGRNFGTWITWFLVGGDFYTAYTVIAVPALVYTVGAYGFFALPYTIVVYPFVFMVMPVLWKRAKEFGYVTAADVVHGQYGSRGLELAVAATGVIATMPYIALQLVGMTAVLKALGLHGELPLAIAFIVLALYTYSAGLRAPALIAFVKDIMIYIVVIAAVALIPSKLGGYANVFASADAAFQAKGAGNLLLGGNQYVAYATLALGSALAAFMYPHTLTGIFASNSGKTIRKNAIMLPAYTLLLGLLALLGYMGHAANLKLDSANDVVPTLFKTLFSGWFSGFAFAAIAIGALVPAAVMSIGAANLFTRNFWKAYVDPKVSDAGEAKVAKVTSLVVKVGALLVIIFLPTQFALDLQLLGGIWILQTLPALVFGLYTNWFRAPGLLAGWFVGFCGGTFLVWDAGWKPLHLISLGGEPFTVYTGLLALAANIGVAVIVNALLPARAPVRA; this comes from the coding sequence ATGACGACTGACATCAACGGCACGGCGCTTGCCGTCTTCATCTTCTTCTTCGCCCTCGTCACCGTCATGGGCTTCGTCGCCAGCCGCTGGCGCAAGCCCGAGACGCTCGCCCATATCGATGAATGGGGCCTCGGCGGACGCAACTTCGGCACCTGGATCACCTGGTTCCTCGTCGGCGGCGACTTCTATACCGCCTATACCGTGATCGCGGTCCCGGCGCTGGTCTATACGGTCGGCGCCTACGGCTTCTTCGCGCTGCCCTATACCATTGTCGTCTATCCCTTCGTCTTCATGGTCATGCCGGTCCTGTGGAAACGCGCCAAGGAATTTGGTTATGTCACGGCCGCCGACGTCGTTCACGGGCAGTATGGATCACGCGGTCTCGAACTCGCCGTCGCGGCAACGGGCGTCATCGCCACCATGCCTTACATCGCCCTCCAGCTCGTCGGAATGACGGCGGTGCTGAAGGCGCTCGGGCTGCATGGCGAACTGCCGCTTGCGATCGCCTTCATCGTGCTGGCGCTCTATACCTATTCGGCGGGCCTGCGCGCCCCGGCGCTGATCGCCTTCGTCAAGGACATCATGATCTACATCGTGGTGATCGCGGCGGTCGCGCTCATCCCGTCGAAGCTCGGCGGATATGCCAATGTCTTCGCCTCAGCCGACGCGGCCTTCCAGGCCAAGGGCGCCGGCAACCTGCTGCTTGGCGGCAATCAGTACGTCGCCTATGCCACGCTTGCTCTCGGCTCGGCGCTCGCGGCCTTTATGTATCCGCATACGCTGACCGGCATCTTTGCCTCCAACAGCGGCAAGACGATCCGCAAGAACGCGATCATGCTGCCCGCCTATACGCTGCTGCTCGGCCTGCTGGCGCTGCTCGGCTATATGGGCCATGCCGCCAACCTGAAGCTCGACAGCGCCAATGACGTCGTTCCCACGCTGTTCAAGACGCTGTTTTCGGGCTGGTTCTCCGGCTTCGCCTTTGCAGCGATCGCCATCGGCGCACTGGTGCCGGCGGCGGTGATGAGCATCGGCGCGGCCAATCTCTTCACCCGCAATTTCTGGAAAGCCTATGTCGACCCCAAGGTCAGCGATGCGGGCGAAGCCAAGGTCGCGAAGGTGACGTCGCTGGTGGTGAAGGTCGGCGCACTTCTCGTCATCATCTTCCTGCCGACACAGTTCGCCCTCGACCTGCAGCTGCTCGGCGGCATCTGGATCCTGCAGACGCTTCCGGCCCTGGTCTTCGGCCTCTACACCAACTGGTTCCGGGCGCCCGGCCTGCTTGCCGGCTGGTTCGTCGGTTTCTGCGGCGGCACCTTCCTCGTCTGGGATGCCGGCTGGAAGCCGCTGCACCTGATCAGCCTCGGCGGCGAACCCTTCACCGTCTATACCGGACTGCTGGCGCTTGCGGCAAATATCGGCGTCGCCGTCATCGTCAACGCCCTGCTTCCGGCCAGGGCTCCGGTTCGGGCCTAA
- a CDS encoding DUF3311 domain-containing protein, with amino-acid sequence MEKPRSKAALWLLIIPYIGLLWPPFYNLREPSLFGFPFFYWYQLLWVPITAMLTWIAYRSVRHDD; translated from the coding sequence ATGGAAAAACCACGTAGCAAGGCAGCGCTGTGGCTGCTGATCATTCCTTACATCGGTCTGCTCTGGCCGCCATTTTACAATCTCCGCGAGCCGTCGCTTTTCGGCTTCCCCTTTTTCTACTGGTATCAACTTCTCTGGGTGCCGATCACGGCAATGCTGACCTGGATTGCCTATCGGAGCGTTCGCCATGACGACTGA
- a CDS encoding two-component system response regulator MctR, which yields MTERPKIKVLLIDNHPLVLDGLKAVLETFDHIEVAGTAGLAQTGLDVARQIQPQVVLMDINMPKLSGIDAIELFMSELPQTRVVMLSMHDSREYISSSVMHGAAGYVLKDVSTDEIVAAIETVAGGGTYFSSGVFDALMGERADDGSDPLTPRERDTLGLIVAGRSNREIAEALGISAATAETHRKNLKKKLGIATTAGLIRYALDHGIASKIDVNSRLPTSG from the coding sequence ATGACGGAACGCCCGAAAATCAAGGTGCTCCTGATCGACAACCATCCGCTGGTGCTGGACGGGCTGAAAGCCGTGCTCGAAACCTTCGATCACATCGAAGTCGCCGGCACCGCCGGCCTCGCGCAGACCGGGCTCGATGTCGCCCGGCAGATCCAGCCGCAGGTGGTGCTGATGGACATCAACATGCCGAAGCTCAGCGGCATCGATGCGATCGAGCTGTTCATGAGCGAACTTCCGCAGACCCGCGTCGTGATGCTCTCCATGCATGACAGCCGCGAGTATATTTCCTCGTCCGTCATGCATGGCGCCGCCGGCTACGTCCTCAAGGACGTCTCGACGGACGAGATCGTCGCGGCGATCGAAACCGTCGCCGGTGGGGGCACCTACTTCTCGTCGGGCGTCTTCGATGCATTGATGGGCGAACGCGCGGATGATGGGAGCGATCCCCTGACGCCACGCGAGCGCGATACGCTCGGGCTGATTGTTGCCGGCCGGAGCAACCGGGAAATCGCCGAGGCGCTCGGGATAAGCGCCGCCACGGCGGAAACCCATCGCAAGAACCTGAAGAAAAAGCTTGGCATCGCCACAACGGCGGGCCTCATCCGCTATGCCCTCGACCACGGCATCGCCTCGAAAATCGACGTGAATTCGCGCCTACCCACTTCTGGGTAG